One part of the Hydrogenobacter sp. T-2 genome encodes these proteins:
- a CDS encoding AAA family ATPase, which produces MRFIQKFLGKREKEEDRAFSLITSKGKLTLNPEDFLEKDPDARIEEFWVDAMDVSEDGYWLLVGRRHGLLQLYDWKGKIHRLPSRPPAQVITDALFRGRYLALITPPYLVVYLLEDARNPQTWKSFRTTQEGIRASVGLDLHGNLLAYGVVGERVYVIDISGGFGSEGLDFRSTFSYSEAQIGELRSLKFIGNGKLLLSGTRGVALYDLGGKLLRRLDHASGKAVLPLRDRLILGEGNHLYVYDLQLEGLLHSITTPINISQIDLSPDGDFLFLADAEENRMGLVYLPNLEFIQSFEGFGYSVVRVSPDGTIYTCTYKDEDDKRLYSLRAITTNLTDFVYDKDRQAQIVKRAEEELKALKNKLKRTSNFLEHQEIEEYRRLLSMDLPIRKLREIIFEAQLHIEEAKFNAFLKNLEDKIREGKADAEDLRDLESKLKLEEGERAQRLRELKESLENYFQTALREHLEKVRKAISEVESGDLRDFEALEEVKRAREFINKLPSSLSQQAQGQLLKVFHEKLLQDRLSRYRIRFEDSRVIFGSEDFPKFSGDVRRLKWRIKVEERLPLKDRIFARIAFEREDGVLIEPKRYPNLIPEEELKVLPLWVRRYLRHLNGMFSSELSRLPLFVSYEETPWFVKNLEKFASLIKEQLMYSEGILILEGDAGVGKNFLVEVFSALTNRPLYIIPCNSKMEKEDITFVYEFDPRRGTRRVYSDLVKALQTPGAVIYFDEINTLPAGMVKLFNPLFDYRRYLTLPTGEVIRAHREVVLVGGMNPQNYLGVSELPQDIKSRADIIFIDYPPFEDDKGIYHPDEAIILKDHVRELSYLTLEEFIYLWHSVVNALKTTSIRDQEKLEGSVWKIFELLKIANSIRKAYRAYQTQQSEEPVDFVFSIRDTIRCARRLDRYPNVKELVLDTILPKVGSPLEREIIKSIVERV; this is translated from the coding sequence ATGCGTTTCATACAAAAGTTCTTGGGTAAAAGAGAGAAGGAAGAGGACAGGGCTTTTAGTCTTATAACATCTAAAGGAAAGCTCACGCTAAATCCTGAGGATTTTCTTGAAAAGGACCCAGATGCACGCATAGAGGAGTTCTGGGTAGATGCTATGGATGTATCCGAAGATGGATATTGGCTTCTTGTAGGTAGAAGGCATGGGCTTTTACAGCTTTACGACTGGAAGGGTAAGATCCATAGGCTACCCTCAAGACCACCCGCACAGGTAATCACCGACGCTCTCTTTAGGGGAAGATACCTTGCACTTATAACACCACCCTACTTGGTAGTTTACCTTCTTGAAGATGCAAGAAACCCTCAGACATGGAAAAGTTTTAGGACTACACAAGAAGGCATAAGGGCATCTGTGGGTCTTGACCTTCATGGAAATCTTCTTGCCTATGGTGTTGTGGGAGAAAGGGTGTATGTGATAGATATCTCTGGAGGTTTTGGCTCAGAGGGTTTAGACTTTAGAAGCACTTTCTCTTACTCAGAAGCCCAGATAGGAGAGCTAAGGTCTTTGAAGTTTATAGGAAATGGGAAACTACTTTTGTCTGGCACAAGGGGTGTAGCCCTCTATGACCTTGGCGGAAAGCTCCTTAGAAGGTTAGACCATGCATCAGGCAAGGCGGTCCTACCACTAAGGGATAGGCTAATTCTTGGGGAAGGAAACCACCTCTATGTCTACGACCTACAGCTTGAAGGACTCCTTCATAGTATCACAACACCCATAAACATATCTCAAATTGACCTATCGCCGGATGGTGATTTTCTGTTTCTTGCGGATGCGGAAGAAAACAGAATGGGGCTTGTGTATCTTCCTAACCTTGAGTTTATTCAGAGCTTTGAGGGTTTTGGCTACTCCGTGGTAAGGGTATCTCCCGACGGAACTATATACACCTGCACCTATAAAGATGAGGATGACAAGAGACTTTATAGCCTTAGAGCTATAACCACGAACTTGACGGACTTTGTATACGACAAGGACAGGCAGGCTCAAATCGTTAAGAGAGCGGAAGAGGAGCTAAAGGCTCTAAAAAACAAACTTAAAAGGACAAGCAACTTTTTAGAGCATCAGGAAATTGAAGAATACAGAAGGCTACTCTCTATGGACTTACCCATAAGAAAGCTCAGAGAGATAATATTTGAGGCACAGCTCCACATAGAGGAAGCTAAGTTTAACGCCTTCTTAAAAAATTTAGAGGACAAGATAAGAGAAGGTAAGGCAGATGCGGAAGACCTAAGAGACTTAGAGTCAAAGCTCAAGTTAGAAGAAGGAGAGAGGGCTCAGAGGCTAAGGGAGCTAAAGGAAAGCCTTGAAAACTACTTTCAAACAGCTCTGCGGGAGCACTTAGAAAAAGTAAGAAAGGCTATAAGTGAAGTTGAAAGCGGAGACTTGAGGGACTTTGAAGCCCTTGAAGAAGTGAAAAGGGCAAGAGAGTTTATAAACAAACTTCCCAGCTCCCTAAGTCAACAGGCACAAGGTCAGCTTCTCAAGGTCTTTCATGAAAAGTTACTTCAAGACAGGCTAAGCAGATACAGGATAAGGTTTGAGGATTCAAGGGTTATCTTTGGTTCTGAAGACTTTCCCAAGTTTTCTGGAGATGTGAGAAGACTAAAGTGGAGGATAAAGGTAGAGGAAAGACTGCCTTTAAAGGATAGGATATTTGCCAGAATAGCCTTTGAGAGAGAAGATGGTGTTCTAATAGAGCCCAAAAGATACCCAAACCTTATCCCTGAGGAAGAATTAAAGGTACTGCCCTTATGGGTTAGGAGATACTTAAGACACCTGAATGGTATGTTTTCTTCTGAACTTTCGCGACTTCCTCTTTTTGTATCTTACGAAGAGACTCCGTGGTTTGTAAAAAATTTAGAAAAGTTTGCATCTTTGATAAAAGAACAGCTCATGTACTCTGAAGGCATTCTTATACTTGAGGGTGATGCAGGTGTAGGAAAAAACTTCTTGGTGGAAGTTTTCTCAGCCCTCACCAACAGACCTCTATACATAATACCCTGCAACTCAAAAATGGAGAAGGAAGATATTACCTTTGTATACGAATTTGACCCAAGAAGAGGCACAAGGAGAGTATATTCAGACCTTGTAAAGGCACTCCAAACCCCAGGTGCGGTCATATACTTTGACGAGATAAACACCCTACCTGCAGGAATGGTGAAGCTCTTTAACCCACTCTTTGACTACAGAAGATATCTCACCCTACCCACGGGTGAGGTCATAAGGGCACACAGAGAGGTCGTTCTTGTAGGTGGTATGAACCCTCAGAACTACTTGGGAGTTTCAGAGCTTCCGCAGGATATCAAGTCAAGGGCGGACATTATTTTTATAGATTACCCTCCCTTCGAAGACGATAAGGGCATATACCACCCCGACGAGGCAATAATACTCAAAGACCACGTTCGAGAGCTTTCGTACCTTACCCTTGAGGAGTTTATCTACCTTTGGCATTCGGTTGTAAATGCTCTTAAGACTACGTCTATTAGAGACCAAGAGAAGCTTGAAGGAAGTGTATGGAAGATTTTTGAACTTCTCAAAATCGCCAACAGCATAAGAAAGGCTTACAGAGCATATCAGACTCAGCAATCTGAAGAGCCTGTAGATTTTGTTTTTTCCATAAGGGACACAATAAGATGTGCCAGAAGGCTTGACAGATACCCAAACGTCAAGGAATTAGTGTTAGATACCATACTTCCAAAGGTGGGTTCTCCCCTTGAGAGAGAAATAATAAAGAGTATAGTGGAGAGGGTATAA